The following proteins are encoded in a genomic region of Zea mays cultivar B73 chromosome 9, Zm-B73-REFERENCE-NAM-5.0, whole genome shotgun sequence:
- the LOC100285906 gene encoding beta-1,3-galactosyltransferase 6: MPGSPKVFFASSASRRSGSLRRLLSTPVFSAACLLFGLAGFVAAALALSRSPSVTHSRCPDSSRPLSVSVAWDRSPGDGSAGGSAELPASLATGSRGRHKVMAFVGIFTGFGSIGRRRALRRTWLPADRQGLLRLEEATGLAFRFVIGKSNSKNKMAALNREVEEYDDFVLLDLEEEYSRLPYKTLAFFKAAYALFDSDFYVKADDDIYLRPDRLSLLLAKERSHPQTYIGCMKKGPVFTDPKLKWYEPQSFLLGSEYFLHAYGPIYALSADVVASLVALRNNSFRMFSNEDVTIGSWMLAMNVNHENTHALCEPDCTESSVAVWDIPKCSGLCHPEVKMLELHQRKECTGGPTVAAEVSESED; encoded by the exons aTGCCGGGATCGCCCAAGGTCTTCTTCGCCTCCTCCGCCTCGCGCCGCTCCGGGTCGCTGCGCCGGCTGCTCTCGACGCCGGTCTTCTCCGCGGCCTGCCTCCTCTTCGGCCTCGCCGGCTTCGTCGCCGCCGCGCTCGCCCTCTCGCGCTCCCCGTCCGTCACTCACAGCCGCTGCCCCGATTCCTCGCGCCCGCTCTCCGTCTCAGTCGCGTGGGACCGCAGCCCAGGGGATGGCTCCGCAGGGGGCTCCGCGGAGCTCCCGGCCTCGCTCGCCACTGGATCGCGCGGCCGCCACAAGGTCATGGCCTTCGTCGGGATCTTCACCGGGTTCGGCTCCATCGGCCGCCGCCGCGCGCTGCGCCGGACATGGCTACCCGCGGATCGCCAGGGTCTACTTCG GTTGGAGGAAGCTACTGGTCTGGCATTCCGGTTCGTGATTGGAAAAAGCAATTCAAAGAACAAGATGGCCGCTCTTAATAGAGAAGTTGAAGAATATGATGATTTTGTGCTTTTAGATCTCGAAGAGGAGTATAGCAGGCTCCCGTACAAAAC GTTAGCTTTCTTTAAGGCTGCCTATGCattgtttgattctgatttctatGTTAAAGCGGATGATGACATTTACTTGCGACCAG ATAGACTTTCCTTGCTTCTGGCTAAAGAGCGGTCACATCCACAAACATACATTGGATGCATGAAGAAGGGGCCTGTTTTTACTGATCCTAAGTTGAAATG GTATGAGCCCCAATCCTTCTTACTCGGATCAGAATACTTTCTTCATGCATATGGGCCAATTTATGCTTTATCAGCTGACGTggtggctagcttggttgctttgaggaACAACAG TTTCCGTATGTTTAGCAACGAGGACGTTACAATTGGATCGTGGATGCTTGCTATGAACGTCAACCATGAGAACACACATGCGCTCTGTGAACCTGACTGCACGGAGTCTTCAGTTGCTGTTTGGGACATTCCAAAATGCTCAG
- the LOC100281457 gene encoding Long chain acyl-CoA synthetase 4 — translation MKHLVEVEAATATAGPAYRNARAKDGLLQAPAGLHSCWDIFRASVEKYPDNQMLGRRRVVDGKAGEYTWWTYKEVYDVVMKLAASMDKSGIKQGESCGIYGANCPEWIVSMEACNALGICCVPLYDSLGAGAVEFIICHAEIQIAFVEEKKITELLKTCHATSKYLKTVISFGGVTNDHKDEAKKHGLSIFSWDEFLVMGGSHNFDLPEKKRSDICTIMYTSGTTGDPKGVMLSNESLLVNIAGPDSVLQYLGEAFDQDDVYLSYLPLAHVFDRMFEEVFIYHGSKIGFWRGDVKLLVDDIAALKPTVFCAVPRVLDRIYSGLTTRISSGGMLKKTLFNIAYKMKLGNMRKGIKHEKAAPFFDKLVFSKVKERLGGKLRVIVSGGAPLAVPVEEFLRVVTCAYVVQGYGLTETCAGSIVSIPNEHSMLGTVGPPVQHIDVRLESVPEMGYDALSSVPRGEICIRGSVLFSGYYKREDLEQEVMIDGWFHTGDIGEWQPDGSLKVIDRKKNIFKLSQGEYVAVENLENVYGVLQDIDSIWVYGNSFESSLVAVANPNQQALERWAEQNGVTGSFAELCEHPRAREHILAELTKIAKDKKLKGFEAIKAVHLDPLPFDIERDLITPTYKKKRPQMLKHYQGVIDALYKGMK, via the exons ATGAAGCacctggtggaggtggaggcggcgaCGGCGACCGCGGGGCCGGCGTACcggaacgcgcgggcgaaggacgGCCTCCTGCAGGCCCCGGCGGGGCTCCACAGCTgctgggacatcttccg CGCGTCCGTGGAGAAGTACCCCGACAACCAGATGCTGGGTCGCCGGAGAGTCGTCGACGGCAAG GCGGGCGAGTACACCTGGTGGACTTACAAGGAAGTCTACGACGTCGTGATGAAGCTCGCTGCATCCATGGACAAGTCCGGGATCAAACAG GGTGAAAGCTGCGGCATATACGGCGCGAACTGCCCCGAATGGATTGTCAGCATGGAG GCCTGCAACGCGCTTGGGATCTGCTGCGTCCCCCTCTACGATTCTCTCG GTGCTGGGGCGGTGGAGTTCATCATTTGCCATGCCGAAATACAGATCGCGTTCGTGGAGGAAAAGAAGATCACAGAG CTCCTGAAAACTTGCCACGCCACTTCGAAGTATCTGAAAA CGGTCATAAGCTTTGGAGGAGTCACAAATGACCATAAAGATGAAGCTAAAAAGCACGGCCTGTCTATTTTCTCTTGGGACGAATTCCTGGTCATG GGTGGCTCTCATAATTTTGATCTGCCTGAAAAGAAGAGATCTGACATCTGTACAATAATGTACACAAGTGGCACAACAGGAGACCCTAAAGGAGTTATGTTATCAAATGAAAGCCTTCTTGTAAATATTGCAGGCCCTGATTCTGTACTTCAGTATCTTGGTGAAGCT TTTGATCAAGACGATGTCTATTTGTCATATCTTCCACTAGCCCATGTCTTTGATAGGATGTTTGAGGAAGTGTTCATTTACCATGGGTCAAAAATAGGATTTTGGCGTGGG GATGTCAAACTTTTGGTTGATGACATTGCAGCACTAAAACCAACAGTATTTTGTGCTGTTCCACGTGTGCTAGACAGGATATATTCAG GTCTTACAACTAGGATATCTTCTGGTGGTATGCTGAAAAAAACTTTATTCAACATTGCTTATAAGAT GAAACTGGGCAACATGAGGAAAGGAATTAAACATGAGAAGGCAGCCCCATTCTTTGACAAATTAGTTTTCAGCAAG GTGAAAGAAAGGCTTGGTGGGAAATTAAGAGTTATTGTATCTGGAGGTGCTCCTCTAGCTGTACCAGTAGAAGAATTTTTAAGGGTTGTGACATGTGCTTATGTTGTTCAAGGCTATG GACTGACGGAAACTTGTGCGGGATCTATAGTTTCGATACCAAATGAACACTCCATGCTTGGGACTGTTGGTCCACCTGTCCAACATATAGACGTACGTCTCGAGTCAGTTCCAGAGATGGGTTATGATGCTTTGTCTAGTGTCCCGCGTGGAGAGATATGCATAAGGGGAAGTGTTCTGTTCTCTGGATACTACAAAAGAGAGGACCTTGAGCAGGAAGTCATGATTGATGGCTGGTTTCACACTG GAGATATTGGCGAGTGGCAGCCAGATGGATCCTTAAAAGTGATTGATAGAAAGAAGAATATTTTCAAGCTTTCGCAGGGGGAATACGTTGCAGTGGAAAATCTAGAGAATGTGTATGGTGTTCTTCAAGATATAGATTCG ATATGGGTATACGGGAACAGCTTCGAATCTTCTCTCGTCGCCGTCGCCAACCCGAACCAGCAAGCTCTCGAGCGCTGGGCGGAACAGAACGGCGTCACCGGAAGCTTCGCTGAGCTGTGCGAGCATCCAAGGGCCAGAGAACATATTCTCGCAGAGCTCACCAAGATCGCCAAGGACAAGAAG CTGAAAGGCTTTGAGGCCATAAAGGCTGTCCATCTCGACCCTCTGCCGTTTGACATCGAGCGCGACCTCATCACCCCGACGTACAAGAAGAAACGGCCGCAGATGCTCAAACACTACCAG GGAGTAATCGACGCGCTCTACAAGGGCATGAAGTGA
- the LOC103638063 gene encoding UPF0369 protein C6orf57 homolog gives MAANPNHCLRRLASALSHGPRPPTPPASLLFPRLALSSSGPSTGPTPPPPDAVRKGEGEEAAEARAAEAEAEAGKEEEHEDDGGAHVSKATGEVGGPRGPEPTRYGDWERAGRCSDF, from the coding sequence ATGGCAGCCAACCCCAACCACTGCCTCCGCCGCCTCGCCTCAGCTCTCTCCCACGGTCCCCGGCCTCCGACTCCTCCCGCGTCCCTCCTCTTCCCCCGCCTCGCGCTCTCCAGCTCCGGCCCCTCCACGGgcccgacgccgccgccgccggatgCCGTAAGGAAGGGGGAGGGAGAGGAAGCGGCGGAAGCCAGggccgccgaagccgaagccgaagcggggaaggaggaggagcatgaggacgaCGGCGGCGCGCACGTGAGCAAGGCCACCGGCGAGGTCGGCGGCCCGCGGGGGCCCGAGCCCACGAGGTACGGTGACTGGGAGCGCGCCGGCCGCTGCTCCGATTTCTGA